The window TATGAAGAAGCTTGGTATCGATTTGGCATCCTTCAGTAGCCACAAGGTTTATGGGCCTAAAGGTGTAGGTGCATTGTACGTTAGAGAGGGAATAAAGCTCGAATCGATAATTCATGGCCAACTTAGCACACAAAAGCTTTGGCCGGGTGTTGAGAATGTACCGGGAATAGTAGGTTTCTCTAGAGCGGTCGAATTTATGCATAAAAATCTTAGAGAGAATGTGTTGAAGATGATGGAGCTCAGAGATCGTTTGATAAATAATATCCTCGAAAGGGTTAACCATACACTATTGAATGGGCCATTCGGTGATAAGCGAGCTCCAGATAACGTGAATATCAGCTTTCTTTATTGTGAAGGAGAGGCCTTAACCGTTGAATTGAGCTTGAATGGCATCTATGTTTCCAGTGGGAGTGCCTGTACCAGTCGTGTGTTAGAGCCCAGCCATGTACTATTGGCGATTGGGAGAAGGTATGAGGAGGCCCATGGGAGTTTGTTAATGAAGGTCACACCATTTCATACAGTATCCGATATAGATTACGTTTTAGAGATTTTACCGAAGGTTGTGAAGAGAATTAGGTTTATGAGCCCGATTAAACCTTCAGAGGGGTAAGGGATGAGATAAATTGTCGAGTAGAGTTCCTTTAACGTATGGAAAGAAAGTCCTCGAATTATTTAGGAATCCGAAGAATCTCGGTAAGATAGAGGATGCTAACGCTTCAGCATTGGCTGGCAGCCTGGCGTGTGGAGATATGATCGCAATATACTTAAAGGTTGATGAATTGAATGAGAAGATCATCGATGCCAAATTTGAGAGTTATGGTTGTGCAGCGAATATAGCTGCAGCGAGCATATTGACTGAGATGGTTAAGGGGAAGGGTTTAAAAGATGCGTGGAGAATCTCTTGGAGAGATATATCGGATGAACTCGGTGGTTTACCATCGGTCAAATACCATTGTGGTATACTCGCTGTTGGAGCGCTTAGAAGGGCTATAAGGGCATATTATGCGAATAAACACTCAGAGTGGCTTCCAAAGGATCTCACACAGGAGGAAAGGCACGCATTAGAGGAAGAGAAGTTGATGGAAGTTCTAGCAAAAAGGGTACAGAGATCTTTGAGTAACGAATGATCGAAAAAATAGTAATTAATAATATCGCTTTTTTGCGAAGTATATTATGATGTTATCTTTAATCATCGATTAGTACTCGATCAGAGACCTCCAATGAAGAATGATGTATATTCGTTATGGTGCGAAGACTTCTTCGATATCCATACATACGATCGTTTCTGTATTCGTGATTCCGGGAATATTCCGCAACTTCACGGCCATTTGAACACCACTCTTAAGGTCTGGCCCTTCATGTAAAACGACCACATCCCTCGCTCCAAATGTTAAGTATACACCTTTTACCCCACTTAACTTTGGTATCTTCTCAGCTACAGCTAGATACGCTTCCTTCTCCCTCTTCGATTCTATATTTGCAAACGTTATGAAGAGCATACCATTAACCCCAAACAAATTAATACTTAAAACTCTTACTCTTTAATATAGTGGTGGATTGAGAAGAGAGACTTTCGATGATGAATGGATCGAGGAGACTTATTCACAGATGAAGTACATTATTGAGCCGAAGTCTGTAGCGATCGTAGGAGCTACAGATGTGAGAGGTAAGGTAGGTGAGGCGGTTACACGAAATGCACTTACTAGTGGTTATCATGGGAGAATATATCTCATAAATCCAAATCGCGATACAATATTCGGTAGAAAATCATATCCAAGTATCAAAGATATAGATGAAAAGATCGATCTGGTCGAAGTGATCGTGCCAGCGGAAAGAGTGATCGAGGTTATAGATGAAGCTGCAAGAAAGGGCGCTAAAGGAGCAATTGTAGTATCGGCGGGATTTGCCGAGGTGGGGAATAAAAATTTACAGGATGAGTTGGTTAAAGTCGGTAGAGAGAATAATGTTAGAATCATTGGACCAAATTGCTTTGGAATCATCAATACAGAAATCAATTTAGATCTCACATTTACTTTTACGAGGGCTCTAAAGGGATCGATTTCATTCATCTCTCAAAGTGGTGCGATGTGCTGTGGTGTATTGGATTATGCATCACAACAAGAAGTCGGATTCTCCAAATTTATCAATCTTGGCAATAAATGTGATGTGGATGAAGCTGACATACTCGCTTACTTGATGAAGGACCAACAGACCAATGTTATAGCTATGTATATTGAGGAAGTAAAAGAGGGTAGAAAGTTGATCGAGGTTGCGAGGCTCGTTACGAAGAAGAAGCCAGTTGTAGCGATAAAGTCTGGTGTGAGTGAAGCTGGCTCAAGGGCTGCCATGTCACACACAGGCTCTATGGCGGGCTCTGATGAGGTGATCAGGGGTGCTTTTAAGCAGGCACGTATAATCCGTGTAGATGATGTAGAGGAGTTGCTCGATATAGTAGTAGCATTTTCATATCAACTGGTGATGAAAGGTAGGAATGTAGCGATAGTGAGTAACGCTGGTGGGCTCGGTGTGATGGTTGCCGATTGGTGCTCCAAATTTGGTTTGAATATCCCAGCATTTTCAAAAGAGTTAAAGGAGAAGCTTTACACATACTTACCACGTATCGCCTCCTGTAATAACCCCGTAGATATGACTGGAAGTGCAGATTATGATTATTATTCGAAGGTATTAGAGGTTATATCGAATGAAGAATCTATAGATGGGATAATCTGCATATATGTTTCACAAGGTATAGTAACATCGGATGGACCGGCTAGGGCTGTTGTGGAAATATCTAAGAAGTCCAAAAAGCCGATACTGGCCTTCTGGATGGGTGGTGTGAGTATAATCGAGGGTTTAAGGATATTGAAGGAGGGTAAGATTCCATCATATTCATCACCGGCAAGGGTTGCGAGGGTGATGTCGGCATTGAGCGATTATGGAAGGTACATATCTTAATCGGCTTAAATAAATATAGATCGAACATCTCGTAGAAATTTTCATTGGAAATTCTAATATGGCTTTACCATCCTAGGCTCATAGCTTTAAGGTAGTATCTTTTAACTCTCAGCTTTCTTAGGTGTAACATACTTTATCATACCCAAGCCCGCCGTCCTCCTTACTCCCGTATTTGTTATTTCAGCCATCTTCAATAGGGCTGCTGCAACCTTTGCATACTTCTCTCTATACATCTCCTCTCTTATCGCGAATCTTACCAGGCCCATAAATCCCGTTATCCACTTGCTCGTTGTGGGGTGCTCATAGACACGAACGGTCCTTATCCCCGGCTTCGGATATCCCGCGATCACTATAGCGTTTTCGACCCATCTCAGCACTTTCGATGTGTCGAGATGTGCATCAGAGAATGCCGACCATAATCTGACGAGGTTCCTGAACATCAACGATGGTATCGGTAATGGTACATTTACACCTCTGCACCGAACAGCATATTCACAAGGCCCACCCATCCTCTGCCCTTCCCTAACCATATGTGTATAGTTGATATAGTGTGGACAGTCTGGGCAGCAATCGTAGATGGAGCGCCTAAAGCTCGTGGGCGTTAGAAACTTTACAGCGAACCTTTCGGGCAATGGTTCAGCATTTAACAGTAGATCGGAGAATCTGTAGGTATTGACAGATACACCCACGACCTTCGTCTTCACATCGATCAAATCTACGTACAATTCGGGCTTGAGAATCGCCTCTTTAAAGATTTCAGAGAGTTTTTCATCGACGATCGAAAAGGAAACATTGACGAGTGAGGGTGCTGGGAGTGTGCGATAGACGATCTTAGAGGGAGGTGGGAATTCTATAAGGAATGGTGTCGATGACCAAGGTGCCAACTTCTTCGATGAGTGCAAGCTTTCAGCGAAGCTTTCATCGATAGATCTGACCAGATTGTAAAATATACCACAGGCAGCAAAACCGGAGAAGCTTTGGAATGTAACGGGCTGCTCAACGAGTAGCCTAAAGATGAAGGAAGATATGGTCGACAATTTTTACACTCTAATTATACTCCTATACGCTATTTATACATACTTCTTCTTTTTTCTTTTTTCCTTTTTCCCTTTTACTCTCTTCTTTCTTCTTATATTTTATCGAAGATTTACATCTCTATTCAACTACTAGATCGATTCCATCTTTGATATAGAGTGTAAATATAAGTGCCAAATAATATAAATAGGTAAGTAGGGAGTAAAGATGTCTCAACCATTCGATGCCGTGGTGTTGACACTGGGATTTGAGCCTGGACCTTTGAT of the Nitrososphaerales archaeon genome contains:
- a CDS encoding iron-sulfur cluster assembly scaffold protein, coding for MSSRVPLTYGKKVLELFRNPKNLGKIEDANASALAGSLACGDMIAIYLKVDELNEKIIDAKFESYGCAANIAAASILTEMVKGKGLKDAWRISWRDISDELGGLPSVKYHCGILAVGALRRAIRAYYANKHSEWLPKDLTQEERHALEEEKLMEVLAKRVQRSLSNE
- a CDS encoding Lrp/AsnC ligand binding domain-containing protein, with the protein product MLFITFANIESKREKEAYLAVAEKIPKLSGVKGVYLTFGARDVVVLHEGPDLKSGVQMAVKLRNIPGITNTETIVCMDIEEVFAP
- a CDS encoding CoA-binding protein — protein: MRRETFDDEWIEETYSQMKYIIEPKSVAIVGATDVRGKVGEAVTRNALTSGYHGRIYLINPNRDTIFGRKSYPSIKDIDEKIDLVEVIVPAERVIEVIDEAARKGAKGAIVVSAGFAEVGNKNLQDELVKVGRENNVRIIGPNCFGIINTEINLDLTFTFTRALKGSISFISQSGAMCCGVLDYASQQEVGFSKFINLGNKCDVDEADILAYLMKDQQTNVIAMYIEEVKEGRKLIEVARLVTKKKPVVAIKSGVSEAGSRAAMSHTGSMAGSDEVIRGAFKQARIIRVDDVEELLDIVVAFSYQLVMKGRNVAIVSNAGGLGVMVADWCSKFGLNIPAFSKELKEKLYTYLPRIASCNNPVDMTGSADYDYYSKVLEVISNEESIDGIICIYVSQGIVTSDGPARAVVEISKKSKKPILAFWMGGVSIIEGLRILKEGKIPSYSSPARVARVMSALSDYGRYIS
- the cas6 gene encoding CRISPR system precrRNA processing endoribonuclease RAMP protein Cas6, with product MSTISSFIFRLLVEQPVTFQSFSGFAACGIFYNLVRSIDESFAESLHSSKKLAPWSSTPFLIEFPPPSKIVYRTLPAPSLVNVSFSIVDEKLSEIFKEAILKPELYVDLIDVKTKVVGVSVNTYRFSDLLLNAEPLPERFAVKFLTPTSFRRSIYDCCPDCPHYINYTHMVREGQRMGGPCEYAVRCRGVNVPLPIPSLMFRNLVRLWSAFSDAHLDTSKVLRWVENAIVIAGYPKPGIRTVRVYEHPTTSKWITGFMGLVRFAIREEMYREKYAKVAAALLKMAEITNTGVRRTAGLGMIKYVTPKKAES